One window of the Rosa rugosa chromosome 3, drRosRugo1.1, whole genome shotgun sequence genome contains the following:
- the LOC133739898 gene encoding uncharacterized protein LOC133739898 isoform X1 → MSEQRSGLRIRDASPDLVIYTLESSLFSSSASASVDRCSFASEAFDHDSTASEISPNSAAHRHQVEESSSGPDRDPDPKTKPALHITSHHHGRRSRKGEKAKACTVPKQDSDADLVLDSARSSFSLALKCKPPNFVHYNPIQSIPSQKPNDPCVL, encoded by the exons ATGTCGGAGCAAAGATCCGGGTTAAGAATCCGAGACGCCAGCCCGGACTTGGTTATTTACACACTCGAGTCCAGCCTCTTCTCCTCTTCCGCTTCCGCCAGCGTTGACCGCTGCTCCTTCGCCTCCGAAGCCTTTGACCACGACTCCACCGCCTCCGAGATCTCTCCG AACTCGGCGGCGCACCGTCACCAGGTTGAAGAGAGCTCCAGTGGTCCGGATCGCGATCCAGATCCGAAGACGAAGCCCGCTTTACACATCACCAGCCACCACCACGGTCGTCGATCCAGAAAAGGAGAAAAGGCCAAAG CTTGCACAGTTCCAAAGCAAGACAGCGACGCCGACTTGGTTCTTGATTCAGCACGAagctctttctctctcgccTTAAAATGTAAGCCCCCCAATTTTGTCCACtacaatccaatccaatccattCCTAGCCAAAAACCAAATGACCCTTGTGTTTTATAG
- the LOC133739898 gene encoding uncharacterized protein LOC133739898 isoform X2: protein MSEQRSGLRIRDASPDLVIYTLESSLFSSSASASVDRCSFASEAFDHDSTASEISPNSAAHRHQVEESSSGPDRDPDPKTKPALHITSHHHGRRSRKGEKAKVPKQDSDADLVLDSARSSFSLALKCKPPNFVHYNPIQSIPSQKPNDPCVL from the exons ATGTCGGAGCAAAGATCCGGGTTAAGAATCCGAGACGCCAGCCCGGACTTGGTTATTTACACACTCGAGTCCAGCCTCTTCTCCTCTTCCGCTTCCGCCAGCGTTGACCGCTGCTCCTTCGCCTCCGAAGCCTTTGACCACGACTCCACCGCCTCCGAGATCTCTCCG AACTCGGCGGCGCACCGTCACCAGGTTGAAGAGAGCTCCAGTGGTCCGGATCGCGATCCAGATCCGAAGACGAAGCCCGCTTTACACATCACCAGCCACCACCACGGTCGTCGATCCAGAAAAGGAGAAAAGGCCAAAG TTCCAAAGCAAGACAGCGACGCCGACTTGGTTCTTGATTCAGCACGAagctctttctctctcgccTTAAAATGTAAGCCCCCCAATTTTGTCCACtacaatccaatccaatccattCCTAGCCAAAAACCAAATGACCCTTGTGTTTTATAG